In one Candidatus Nitronereus thalassa genomic region, the following are encoded:
- the tsf gene encoding translation elongation factor Ts yields MSMSALVKELRAKTGAGILDCQGALKETNSDIEKAIDLLRQKGLAAAAKKAGRETKEGVISSYIHAGSKIGVLVEINCETDFVARNEEFQSLVKDVALQIAAANPTYVQREEVPAEQVEREKAVYIGQAKELGKPEAAWEKIVQGKLEKFFQEQCLLEQSFIKDPNITIKEILTQKIAKLGENISIARFTRYQLGQE; encoded by the coding sequence ATGAGTATGAGTGCCTTGGTGAAGGAACTTCGAGCAAAAACAGGAGCGGGCATTCTCGACTGCCAGGGCGCGCTCAAAGAAACCAACAGCGACATTGAAAAAGCCATTGACCTCCTTCGCCAAAAAGGCCTGGCTGCCGCCGCTAAAAAGGCAGGACGCGAAACCAAAGAAGGCGTCATTTCGTCTTACATACATGCAGGAAGCAAGATTGGCGTTCTCGTGGAAATCAATTGTGAAACAGACTTTGTCGCGCGAAATGAAGAATTTCAAAGTTTAGTCAAGGATGTTGCCCTTCAAATCGCCGCAGCCAACCCTACCTATGTGCAACGCGAAGAAGTCCCGGCAGAGCAAGTCGAACGCGAAAAAGCCGTGTATATAGGTCAAGCCAAAGAATTAGGAAAACCAGAAGCCGCTTGGGAAAAAATCGTTCAGGGAAAGTTGGAAAAATTCTTTCAAGAACAATGTCTCCTTGAGCAAAGTTTCATCAAGGATCCCAATATCACTATTAAAGAAATTTTGACTCAAAAAATTGCCAAACTTGGAGAAAATATCTCCATCGCGAGATTTACTCGGTATCAACTAGGCCAGGAATGA
- the pyrH gene encoding UMP kinase — MTPSRYRRILLKISGEMLAGTQAYGIQPDILHTLAEEISEVVKMEVEVALVIGGGNIFRGIAASATGMERASADYMGMLATMLNALALQNALEKREITTRVLSAIEMRQLAEGYIRRRAIRHLEKKRVVIFAAGTGNPYFTTDTAAALRAMEIGADVILKGTKVNGIYDSDPVTNPKATMFEEVSFLTVLNKRLKVMDSTAITLCMDNKLPLIVFNLSETGNLKRVVNKEKIGTLVTTTPKHP; from the coding sequence ATGACGCCCTCCAGATACCGTCGTATCCTATTAAAAATTAGTGGTGAAATGTTGGCGGGCACACAAGCCTACGGCATTCAACCCGATATCCTCCATACGTTAGCCGAAGAAATCTCAGAAGTCGTCAAGATGGAGGTGGAAGTGGCTTTGGTGATCGGTGGCGGCAATATTTTTCGTGGCATAGCCGCTAGCGCAACCGGGATGGAACGAGCTTCGGCAGATTATATGGGCATGTTAGCCACCATGCTCAATGCCCTCGCTCTTCAAAATGCCCTTGAGAAACGTGAGATCACCACACGCGTGCTCTCCGCCATTGAGATGCGTCAATTAGCCGAGGGATATATTCGTCGGCGAGCCATTCGCCATTTGGAAAAAAAACGAGTCGTCATTTTTGCTGCCGGCACAGGAAACCCGTATTTTACCACCGATACCGCTGCCGCGCTTCGGGCCATGGAAATTGGGGCGGACGTCATATTAAAAGGTACCAAGGTTAATGGTATTTATGATTCAGATCCCGTAACAAATCCAAAGGCCACAATGTTCGAGGAAGTATCATTTTTGACGGTTTTGAATAAACGATTAAAAGTTATGGATTCCACAGCGATCACTTTGTGCATGGACAACAAGCTTCCCTTGATTGTCTTTAATTTATCTGAAACAGGAAACCTGAAACGTGTGGTCAACAAAGAAAAAATTGGCACACTCGTCACCACCACCCCCAAACATCCATAA
- the frr gene encoding ribosome recycling factor — translation MAYQPTLDKIQKKMEGALEHLKKELSGLRGGRASLSILDQIKVDYYGTPTPLKQVGNLAMPDGRLITIQPWDTSLIKEIEKAITCSDIGITPSNDGKLIRLPIPPLSEERRRDLVKVSKKYGEDTKVHIRGIRREGNDELKKLQKDSTITEDELRRGEAEIQKFTDAEIKKVDELLKKKEEEILEI, via the coding sequence ATGGCCTATCAACCTACTCTAGACAAAATCCAAAAAAAAATGGAAGGGGCGCTTGAGCACCTAAAAAAGGAACTCTCTGGTCTTCGAGGTGGTCGAGCCTCGCTGTCCATCTTAGACCAAATCAAAGTGGATTATTACGGTACCCCCACGCCCCTCAAACAGGTGGGAAATCTCGCCATGCCGGACGGACGGCTCATTACCATTCAACCCTGGGACACATCACTGATTAAAGAAATTGAAAAGGCCATTACCTGTTCGGACATTGGCATCACACCTTCCAATGATGGCAAACTCATTCGCCTTCCCATTCCGCCACTGAGTGAGGAACGCCGAAGAGATCTGGTGAAGGTCAGTAAAAAATATGGCGAGGATACCAAAGTCCATATCCGTGGAATTCGGCGAGAAGGCAATGACGAACTCAAAAAATTACAGAAAGATTCAACCATTACCGAAGACGAATTACGTCGCGGTGAAGCCGAAATTCAGAAATTCACCGATGCCGAAATTAAAAAAGTGGATGAATTGTTGAAAAAGAAGGAGGAGGAGATACTCGAAATTTAA
- the alr gene encoding alanine racemase, which yields MTASLSLFPPPVSSYLSPTTAIIHLHALAHNLSALRTFLAPRCEILAVVKADGYGHGSIVIAKTLAQLGITKFGVATIQEGVALREAGLTGSIIVLGATFSWQLPDLIHYQLTPVISDADTAHQFAKELSPDQTPYPVHIKVDTGMRRLGLSPDALTSLLDSPLFQGSLVLESLMTHLADADSVDPAFTHYQLDQFQSMVDQLRLKGIMIPSLHAANTAGIVAHPQSHLDMVRPGLLLYGYQPVLPFATALDLKPVLSLVTKLAQTKSVGAGEPLSYNGIFRTARPSQIGILPIGYAHGYHRRLSNQGKVLIGNTRVPIVGRICMDMTLIDITDVPNAKVGDEVVLLGTQGKESISATDIAQWQDSIPYEVLCSIGPRVNRKYEPLS from the coding sequence ATGACAGCATCGCTCTCTCTCTTCCCACCACCGGTCTCCTCCTATCTCTCTCCAACGACCGCGATCATTCACCTTCATGCCTTGGCACACAACCTTTCCGCCCTACGAACATTCTTAGCACCACGCTGTGAAATATTGGCTGTCGTCAAAGCCGATGGATACGGGCATGGGAGTATCGTCATCGCCAAAACCTTGGCCCAGCTGGGCATTACCAAATTTGGTGTTGCCACCATTCAAGAAGGAGTTGCCCTCCGAGAAGCAGGATTAACAGGATCTATTATTGTTTTAGGCGCAACATTTTCTTGGCAACTTCCAGACCTGATTCACTACCAACTCACGCCGGTCATTTCCGACGCCGACACTGCCCATCAATTCGCCAAAGAGCTCTCCCCGGACCAAACACCCTATCCGGTTCACATTAAAGTAGATACGGGCATGAGAAGACTCGGCCTCTCACCTGATGCGCTCACCTCCCTCCTGGACTCGCCTCTTTTCCAAGGGTCTTTGGTTCTGGAAAGCCTTATGACGCATTTAGCCGATGCCGATAGTGTTGATCCGGCCTTTACTCATTACCAACTTGACCAATTTCAATCCATGGTCGACCAACTCCGCCTCAAAGGCATCATGATCCCCAGCCTTCATGCTGCGAATACCGCCGGCATCGTAGCGCACCCGCAATCTCATTTGGACATGGTCAGACCAGGGTTGCTGCTCTATGGCTACCAACCCGTGCTTCCTTTTGCCACCGCCTTGGATCTAAAACCCGTACTGAGCCTCGTGACAAAACTCGCACAAACCAAATCCGTCGGAGCAGGGGAACCACTAAGCTATAACGGGATATTTCGGACGGCCCGCCCTTCTCAAATTGGCATTCTTCCCATTGGATATGCGCACGGATACCACCGCCGACTCTCGAACCAAGGAAAAGTACTCATTGGAAATACACGCGTGCCAATTGTTGGACGAATTTGCATGGATATGACGCTCATCGATATCACCGATGTGCCAAATGCGAAGGTTGGCGACGAGGTCGTATTGCTAGGAACGCAGGGCAAAGAATCTATTTCGGCTACTGACATCGCTCAGTGGCAGGACTCAATTCCCTATGAGGTCTTGTGTAGCATCGGCCCAAGAGTGAATCGGAAGTATGAACCACTCTCATAA
- a CDS encoding MTH1187 family thiamine-binding protein has translation MVLLEFSMSPLGKSESVGKYVSRSLEIIDRSGVEYRLNPMGTVLEGEWDEVMDVVRQCYERMKKDCNRISCTMKVDYRKGKKGRLSGKVASVEKRLKKKLKT, from the coding sequence ATGGTGTTGCTAGAATTTAGTATGTCTCCGTTAGGGAAAAGTGAAAGTGTTGGCAAGTATGTCTCTCGCTCATTGGAAATTATTGATCGCAGTGGTGTGGAGTACCGCTTGAATCCGATGGGGACAGTTCTGGAAGGTGAGTGGGATGAAGTGATGGATGTGGTTCGCCAATGTTATGAACGGATGAAAAAAGATTGTAATCGAATCTCCTGTACGATGAAGGTGGACTATCGAAAAGGTAAAAAGGGGCGTTTAAGTGGCAAAGTGGCCAGTGTGGAAAAACGACTGAAGAAAAAATTGAAGACGTGA
- a CDS encoding bifunctional precorrin-2 dehydrogenase/sirohydrochlorin ferrochelatase, with product MSENAGFQISLDIQGRLCVAIGGDDETFEKVSRLLDVGAKVIVVNPTLTTALKKLTASGKIIHRGRHFRSTDAQDAFLVLNLLREDTDLSKSLFELAKTERFLVWSIDQPDRSHFMMPALIKSGPLRVAISTSGASPALASELRRYGESIFDEEFGQFLDSLSALREELKKSEPNDARRRERLKEAVEGFRFTGTITYPASWEAQKKLSAS from the coding sequence ATGAGTGAAAATGCGGGGTTCCAAATTTCTCTGGATATTCAGGGTCGGCTTTGTGTGGCAATTGGTGGAGATGATGAAACCTTTGAAAAGGTTTCACGGTTATTGGATGTTGGCGCGAAAGTCATTGTGGTGAATCCGACACTGACAACTGCTCTTAAAAAACTCACTGCGTCAGGAAAGATCATTCATCGAGGGCGACATTTTCGATCCACCGATGCGCAGGATGCGTTCCTAGTTCTTAATTTGTTGCGTGAGGATACGGACTTATCCAAATCGTTATTTGAGTTGGCCAAGACAGAGCGTTTCTTGGTGTGGTCGATTGATCAGCCGGATCGATCGCATTTCATGATGCCGGCGTTGATTAAGTCAGGGCCCCTCCGAGTGGCGATTAGTACGAGTGGAGCCTCGCCGGCCTTGGCGAGTGAGTTACGTCGGTACGGTGAGTCGATCTTTGATGAAGAGTTCGGACAGTTTCTCGATTCATTAAGCGCCCTGCGTGAAGAATTGAAGAAAAGCGAACCCAATGATGCGCGTCGCCGGGAACGACTCAAGGAAGCCGTGGAAGGCTTTCGGTTCACCGGGACGATCACCTATCCTGCATCATGGGAGGCGCAAAAGAAGCTCTCGGCTTCGTAA
- a CDS encoding HNH endonuclease translates to MEMTLLLNATYEPLRVVDWKKAITLLCQEKVEVLEFYDKDIRGVAITFKLPSVMRLLNVVKLKATHRSVKFSRINIFTRDKYTCQYCCKKFRTEELTFDHVLPIAKGGKKTWENIVTACWRCNNRKSGRTPGEAHMRLKKKPEKPRWNPTLTIMIGIRNAPDSWRDYLYWHMELDSDD, encoded by the coding sequence ATGGAAATGACCCTGCTCTTGAATGCGACCTATGAACCGTTGCGGGTCGTTGATTGGAAAAAGGCCATTACCCTCTTGTGCCAAGAGAAAGTCGAAGTCCTTGAATTTTATGATAAGGATATTCGCGGTGTGGCAATCACCTTCAAGCTGCCCTCGGTGATGCGGCTTCTCAATGTGGTAAAGTTAAAAGCCACGCACCGTTCGGTGAAGTTTTCTCGAATTAATATTTTTACCCGCGATAAATATACCTGCCAATATTGTTGCAAGAAGTTTCGAACGGAGGAGCTGACCTTCGACCACGTGCTTCCGATTGCAAAGGGTGGAAAGAAGACCTGGGAGAATATTGTCACGGCTTGCTGGCGTTGTAATAATCGAAAGAGTGGTCGAACACCAGGTGAAGCGCATATGCGGTTAAAGAAGAAACCGGAAAAGCCGCGCTGGAACCCTACGTTAACTATCATGATTGGAATTCGAAATGCGCCAGATAGTTGGAGAGATTATCTCTATTGGCATATGGAGTTAGATTCAGACGACTAG
- a CDS encoding non-heme iron oxygenase ferredoxin subunit codes for MYSISPYWESTTTLGKFSCSTCPPLLKSALSRGNYQLGAIRVKFIDAAKLSDLPPGSCLSVEVDPEGRGVALFNVDGEIFALDNTCPHAGGPLGEGILHGDTVRCPWHGWKFNVRTGQCLKNPVDDWAVACFPLRVENGTIQIALKDQDCPS; via the coding sequence GTGTATAGCATCAGCCCCTATTGGGAATCAACAACCACCCTCGGGAAATTCTCTTGCAGCACCTGCCCACCCTTGTTAAAATCCGCCCTTTCTCGGGGAAATTATCAATTGGGAGCCATCCGCGTGAAGTTTATTGATGCTGCAAAACTCTCGGATCTTCCTCCAGGATCTTGCCTATCAGTTGAAGTAGATCCGGAAGGTCGAGGTGTGGCCCTCTTCAACGTGGATGGAGAAATTTTTGCCCTCGATAATACATGTCCCCATGCGGGTGGCCCCTTGGGAGAAGGTATTTTGCACGGAGACACCGTGCGATGTCCTTGGCATGGCTGGAAATTTAATGTCCGCACCGGACAATGTCTCAAAAACCCGGTGGACGATTGGGCTGTGGCCTGTTTTCCTCTCCGAGTTGAAAACGGCACTATACAAATTGCGCTGAAAGATCAGGATTGCCCTTCCTAA
- a CDS encoding cob(I)yrinic acid a,c-diamide adenosyltransferase: protein MRISKVYTKTGDGGRTRLAGGQEVAKNAIRVEAYGTVDELNSIIGLARVFNQDLVKRDEASAKLEGFLKWIQNKLFDVGGLLATPPGQVFTNMPTVTEKDVEQLERWIDQCQEDLAPLKEFLLPGGGKVSGFLHQARTVSRRAERMCVTLIHEESVPEHIIPFLNRLSDAFFVFARWIGHHTGEPEFLWDRSVPGK from the coding sequence GTGAGAATTTCTAAGGTTTACACCAAGACCGGTGATGGCGGTCGCACCCGATTAGCCGGAGGACAGGAAGTTGCGAAAAATGCGATTCGAGTTGAGGCCTACGGAACTGTGGATGAGTTGAATTCCATTATTGGATTGGCCCGTGTGTTTAACCAAGATTTGGTTAAACGAGATGAGGCCTCTGCGAAGTTAGAAGGATTTTTGAAGTGGATTCAAAATAAACTATTTGATGTTGGTGGCCTTCTCGCAACCCCTCCTGGTCAAGTTTTTACCAATATGCCAACCGTGACTGAAAAGGATGTAGAACAGTTAGAGCGTTGGATCGATCAGTGCCAGGAAGACCTAGCTCCCTTAAAGGAATTTTTGTTGCCTGGGGGTGGAAAGGTTTCTGGTTTTTTACATCAGGCCCGGACTGTGTCTCGTCGGGCTGAACGGATGTGCGTGACTTTGATTCATGAGGAATCTGTCCCCGAACATATCATTCCTTTTTTAAATCGATTGAGCGATGCGTTTTTTGTGTTTGCGCGTTGGATTGGACATCACACAGGAGAGCCAGAATTCTTATGGGATCGATCAGTTCCCGGCAAATAA
- a CDS encoding cysteine-rich CWC family protein, with translation MKACERCGQTFSCGPVYSCWCYERILADGKREMVSSQFQDCLCQTCLDQISQSA, from the coding sequence ATGAAAGCCTGTGAGCGTTGTGGGCAAACTTTTTCTTGTGGGCCCGTCTATTCTTGCTGGTGCTATGAGAGGATTCTAGCCGATGGCAAGCGAGAGATGGTCTCTTCCCAGTTTCAGGATTGCCTCTGTCAAACCTGTTTAGATCAAATTAGTCAATCCGCCTAG
- a CDS encoding cobyrinate a,c-diamide synthase, whose product MFRNYPRLIIAGTHSGVGKTTVSLALMAALTAQGRRVQPFKIGPDFLDPMHHNAVTGRHSYNLDGWMLDASANKYAFEQAAREADLSIIEGMMGLFDGASAVDDSGSTAQMAKHLSAPVLLVVDGSAMARSVAAMVCGYATFDPDIRVVGVVFNRVNSKGHFVLLRDSVENSCSVKVVGYLKSDPVVTIEDRHLGLRVAFEQMGTDVYDKLGESAIETIDLALVEDLAASHNVPSSPPVKILQEIPKTIGGPNKTVKIGIAYDSAFCFYYQENFSAMRDQGAELIFFSPLVDVEMPKVDLLYLGGGYPELHEKGLSENIRMRQAIKDFACRGGAVYAECGGLMYLMNSIEDFEGQKFPMVGVFPYVAKMSRSHMMIGYRHLELIESCMLGPSGLQARGHEFHYSTLVPLDEEFEGEFVCQISDASRSHKGPDGLKFQNTLALYTHLHFGSQAALAKNLVDFSAQTRSGII is encoded by the coding sequence ATGTTTAGAAATTACCCTCGACTCATCATTGCCGGAACACATAGTGGAGTAGGGAAGACTACTGTTTCTCTTGCCCTAATGGCAGCGTTGACGGCCCAAGGTCGTCGTGTGCAACCGTTTAAGATTGGCCCTGATTTCCTTGATCCCATGCATCACAACGCCGTGACTGGGCGACATTCCTATAACTTGGATGGGTGGATGCTTGATGCTTCCGCTAACAAATATGCCTTTGAACAGGCTGCTCGTGAAGCAGATCTTTCGATCATCGAAGGGATGATGGGATTGTTTGATGGAGCCTCGGCTGTTGATGATTCTGGCAGTACTGCTCAGATGGCAAAGCATCTCAGCGCCCCAGTATTGCTAGTTGTTGATGGGAGTGCGATGGCTCGTTCTGTGGCGGCTATGGTATGTGGCTATGCGACTTTTGACCCTGACATTCGTGTGGTAGGGGTGGTGTTCAATCGAGTGAATAGCAAGGGACATTTTGTGTTGCTTAGAGATTCTGTTGAAAATAGTTGTAGTGTAAAGGTCGTTGGATATTTGAAATCTGATCCAGTGGTGACCATTGAGGACCGACATTTAGGATTGCGGGTGGCGTTTGAGCAGATGGGAACGGATGTATACGACAAATTGGGAGAATCGGCTATAGAGACGATTGACCTGGCATTGGTCGAAGATCTAGCTGCTTCTCATAATGTTCCTTCGTCTCCACCTGTAAAAATTCTTCAAGAAATTCCAAAAACGATTGGTGGTCCCAATAAAACTGTGAAGATCGGCATTGCCTACGATTCAGCATTCTGTTTTTACTATCAGGAAAACTTTTCTGCGATGCGTGACCAAGGTGCGGAGTTAATTTTCTTTTCCCCCTTAGTGGATGTTGAGATGCCAAAAGTAGATTTACTCTATCTTGGGGGCGGGTATCCCGAACTCCATGAAAAAGGATTATCCGAAAATATTCGCATGCGCCAGGCCATTAAAGATTTTGCTTGTCGAGGTGGAGCGGTCTATGCGGAGTGTGGTGGTCTGATGTATTTGATGAACTCGATTGAAGATTTTGAGGGGCAGAAATTTCCTATGGTCGGTGTGTTTCCTTATGTGGCGAAGATGTCTCGTTCCCACATGATGATCGGGTATCGCCATCTTGAACTGATTGAATCTTGTATGCTTGGGCCTTCAGGACTGCAGGCCCGTGGACATGAGTTTCACTATTCGACGCTGGTTCCCCTTGATGAGGAATTTGAGGGTGAGTTTGTGTGTCAGATTTCAGATGCATCTCGATCACATAAGGGGCCGGATGGGTTGAAATTTCAGAATACGCTTGCGTTATATACACACCTTCATTTTGGTAGTCAGGCGGCTCTTGCCAAAAATCTCGTTGATTTTTCCGCGCAAACTCGATCAGGGATAATTTGA
- a CDS encoding TonB-dependent receptor: protein MSAIVYYLFLLFLLTASSPSLIVYATTDISDTEIQNVQQMKEYVISDSRLPAIQTDKYSVPAKITVITAEDIQKFGAKTVQEALQYATGIVMYNEVGNAFEHRVDMRGFNSTPVSSISVFVDGMRANEPSFNTINFDLIPFETIERIEVIPGPNAIFGKNTLGGTINIVTKTGTTKRQVSGEVARGSFDRERYNMNASGPVGDFNYYFNFTQESEAGFRDEGGGDVQRFFSKLGYRPTDNTDVNISYTYVKSHFSQAGASPIRIAENNPKANVSPGDFFDRENNVVRINLKQILPEGFTFSANGTYRNLQQASFLVSNPFALGGSFPTSTTAADTESWSGTFQLAQQSSPFGFKNEAVMGVEVTWNDFDSQAVSAFSSSFSDSSEDVLGLYVQDSVHVSSQVILSGGLRFDKSDIDFMEKTNPSLNADIDFDRVTPRAGITYLVTPTSSVYFTFSQGFRTPTVQEMFASAFTSNPNLSPVRSKNYEVGGNAKIGTWGDVAITFYQSDIKDEIFLTCILCDFSAFDGINRNLDKTRRRGVEMTISVRPVTYFDGQINYTFTEAQFRSPINFGSGTNNMRVADVGDTLPLVPKHRLSVIGNLRPVEGVTLSVMGLYVGSQFLQNDEGNTSSSLPGYFVLNGKAAYERDVPGGIFTAFLQFNNILDANNFSRGIYAADRIPGGDGSTVQFVVPEPGFAMFGGISYQFNAFPR from the coding sequence ATGTCTGCAATTGTTTATTATCTTTTCCTGCTTTTTCTTCTCACCGCTTCTTCTCCTAGTTTGATAGTTTACGCTACAACGGATATTTCTGACACCGAGATTCAGAATGTTCAGCAAATGAAAGAATACGTGATTAGTGATTCACGGTTGCCTGCCATCCAGACAGACAAATATTCCGTCCCAGCAAAAATCACCGTCATTACGGCGGAGGATATCCAGAAATTTGGCGCAAAGACAGTTCAGGAAGCTCTCCAATACGCAACGGGAATCGTCATGTATAACGAAGTCGGTAATGCATTTGAACATCGGGTAGATATGCGTGGATTTAATTCCACTCCTGTTTCTTCAATTTCTGTTTTTGTGGATGGTATGCGGGCCAATGAGCCTAGCTTCAACACAATAAACTTTGATCTCATCCCCTTTGAAACGATTGAACGAATTGAGGTTATTCCAGGCCCCAATGCCATCTTTGGAAAAAACACTTTGGGGGGAACCATCAACATCGTGACAAAAACAGGCACCACGAAACGTCAGGTATCTGGAGAAGTTGCTCGGGGAAGCTTTGACCGTGAACGATATAATATGAATGCAAGTGGCCCAGTCGGAGATTTTAATTACTATTTCAATTTTACACAGGAATCAGAAGCTGGATTTCGGGATGAGGGTGGTGGGGATGTTCAACGATTTTTTAGTAAATTAGGATATCGACCTACAGACAATACGGACGTCAATATTTCATATACCTATGTCAAAAGTCATTTTAGTCAAGCAGGTGCTAGTCCTATTCGAATTGCGGAAAATAACCCGAAAGCCAATGTATCACCGGGAGACTTTTTTGACCGTGAGAATAACGTGGTGCGAATAAATCTTAAACAGATTTTACCTGAGGGATTCACTTTTTCTGCAAATGGCACTTATCGGAATCTTCAACAAGCTTCGTTCTTGGTCAGTAACCCTTTTGCCTTGGGAGGTAGTTTCCCAACCAGCACAACTGCCGCGGATACCGAGAGTTGGTCTGGAACTTTTCAATTGGCTCAACAATCATCTCCGTTTGGTTTTAAAAATGAAGCGGTAATGGGAGTTGAGGTGACGTGGAACGACTTTGATAGTCAGGCGGTTTCAGCCTTCTCATCAAGCTTTTCCGATTCCAGTGAAGATGTCTTGGGTCTCTACGTTCAAGACTCCGTTCATGTGTCATCACAAGTCATACTTTCTGGTGGATTGCGATTTGACAAGAGCGACATTGACTTTATGGAAAAGACGAATCCTTCTTTAAATGCAGACATAGATTTTGATCGAGTTACTCCCCGAGCAGGGATCACTTATCTGGTGACGCCGACTTCAAGTGTATATTTCACATTCTCCCAGGGATTTAGAACTCCTACCGTCCAGGAAATGTTCGCCAGTGCCTTTACGTCCAATCCGAATCTCAGCCCTGTACGCTCGAAGAACTACGAGGTCGGGGGAAATGCTAAAATTGGCACCTGGGGGGATGTTGCTATTACTTTTTACCAGTCGGACATTAAGGATGAAATTTTTCTGACATGCATTCTTTGCGATTTTTCAGCATTTGATGGGATTAATCGGAACCTAGATAAGACGAGGCGAAGGGGTGTGGAAATGACGATAAGCGTACGGCCCGTAACCTATTTCGATGGCCAAATCAACTATACGTTTACAGAAGCACAATTCCGCAGCCCAATTAATTTTGGATCTGGTACTAATAACATGCGAGTTGCGGATGTGGGAGACACCTTGCCTCTGGTTCCCAAACATCGCTTGAGTGTAATTGGAAATTTGCGGCCGGTAGAAGGCGTAACTCTTTCAGTTATGGGTTTGTATGTCGGTTCACAATTCTTGCAGAACGATGAAGGGAACACTTCTTCAAGTCTGCCAGGATATTTTGTACTTAATGGTAAGGCCGCATATGAGCGCGACGTCCCTGGAGGTATTTTTACAGCCTTTTTGCAATTCAATAATATTTTAGATGCTAACAATTTTTCTAGAGGAATTTATGCGGCGGATCGCATTCCCGGTGGTGATGGATCCACAGTACAGTTCGTTGTGCCGGAGCCCGGCTTTGCAATGTTTGGTGGGATAAGCTACCAATTTAATGCCTTTCCTCGGTAA
- a CDS encoding ABC transporter ATP-binding protein, with amino-acid sequence MKRTSDQSLAFEVQGLSFRYDRTQDRGWALKDIHCSIRTGSIVGIIGPNGSGKTSLLKLFMGLLQPESGAISLFGQELRTMRPATIAQQIALVPQETSQVFPFTIGELVLMGRFPFHQPFDGWGWDSSADVHLATQAMADMEVRTLADRMMSEVSGGERQRAMIARALTQDPRILLLDEPTAFLDLHHQLDIVRKLRQLNQSRGLTVVMVSHDLNLASQCCDQLFLLHQGKIITHGTPSEVIRPEVLEPVYRCQILVDEHPHSHAPRVTLSV; translated from the coding sequence GTGAAAAGGACATCTGATCAGTCTTTGGCTTTTGAGGTTCAAGGATTGTCCTTTCGATATGATCGTACTCAGGATCGTGGATGGGCTCTTAAGGATATTCATTGTTCAATTCGTACAGGTTCGATTGTTGGGATCATTGGGCCCAATGGATCGGGGAAGACATCTTTGCTCAAGTTATTTATGGGCCTGTTGCAGCCGGAATCCGGAGCGATTTCTTTGTTTGGGCAAGAGCTGAGGACGATGCGGCCGGCAACGATTGCGCAACAGATTGCCTTGGTGCCTCAGGAGACGTCTCAGGTATTTCCCTTTACCATTGGTGAATTAGTGCTGATGGGACGATTTCCGTTTCATCAGCCATTTGATGGGTGGGGATGGGATTCGTCTGCCGATGTTCACCTGGCGACTCAAGCCATGGCGGATATGGAGGTTCGCACCTTAGCGGATCGCATGATGTCCGAGGTGTCAGGCGGGGAACGCCAACGTGCCATGATTGCTCGCGCCTTAACGCAAGATCCCCGGATCTTATTATTGGATGAACCCACGGCATTTTTAGATCTTCACCATCAATTAGATATTGTTCGGAAGCTGCGACAGTTGAATCAGAGTCGTGGGCTGACGGTGGTGATGGTTTCGCATGATTTAAATCTCGCGAGTCAATGCTGCGATCAATTATTTTTATTGCACCAGGGGAAAATCATCACACATGGCACCCCCTCAGAGGTTATTAGACCTGAAGTCCTTGAGCCGGTGTACCGGTGTCAGATCCTCGTGGATGAACATCCGCATTCGCATGCGCCACGAGTGACGTTGTCCGTGTGA